The following coding sequences lie in one Balneola vulgaris DSM 17893 genomic window:
- a CDS encoding 3-hydroxyacyl-CoA dehydrogenase family protein, with the protein MSIKKVAVIGGGTMGNGIAHVFAMNGIPVNLIETKQEFADRAISTIDKNLERMVKKEKVSAEQKVTTLESIQPVLDIAEGVKDVDLIVEAVPENYDIKKSVWEQVDANAQEHAIFASNTSSISITKLAALTSRPEKFIGMHFFNPVPVMKLVEIVRGLETDDDTYTIVEETSKLLAKVPVPVNDFPGFVSNRVLMPMINEAIFCVHEGVATPENVDEVMKLGMAHPMGPLRLADFIGLDVCLDILNVLYEGFKDPKYRPAPLLVKMVDAGKLGNKTGEGFYKY; encoded by the coding sequence ATGAGCATCAAAAAAGTAGCTGTAATCGGCGGTGGAACCATGGGTAATGGTATTGCACACGTATTTGCAATGAATGGTATCCCTGTTAATCTAATCGAAACGAAACAAGAATTTGCAGATCGCGCAATCTCAACCATCGACAAAAACCTAGAGCGAATGGTTAAGAAAGAGAAGGTTAGCGCTGAACAGAAAGTTACTACGCTCGAAAGTATTCAGCCCGTATTGGATATCGCTGAAGGTGTGAAAGATGTGGACCTTATTGTTGAAGCCGTACCTGAAAACTACGACATCAAGAAAAGTGTGTGGGAGCAAGTTGATGCGAATGCCCAAGAGCATGCCATCTTTGCTTCAAATACCTCTTCTATTTCTATCACCAAGTTAGCCGCTCTAACGTCTCGCCCAGAAAAATTTATTGGGATGCATTTCTTCAACCCAGTGCCAGTAATGAAATTGGTTGAGATTGTGCGCGGCTTAGAAACTGATGACGATACCTACACAATCGTTGAGGAGACTTCAAAGTTATTAGCCAAGGTACCTGTTCCAGTAAATGATTTCCCTGGTTTTGTGAGCAACCGAGTACTTATGCCTATGATTAATGAGGCAATTTTCTGTGTACATGAAGGCGTTGCAACTCCAGAGAATGTAGATGAAGTAATGAAGTTAGGAATGGCTCACCCAATGGGACCACTTCGTTTAGCTGATTTCATCGGTTTAGATGTTTGCCTCGATATCTTGAATGTTCTGTATGAAGGATTCAAAGATCCTAAATACCGTCCTGCACCACTGCTTGTTAAAATGGTAGATGCAGGCAAATTAGGGAATAAAACAGGCGAAGGCTTTTACAAGTACTAG
- a CDS encoding glycoside hydrolase family 3 N-terminal domain-containing protein: MNRFIKLIAIIVICIPALAFNSETPTPYKAMETGSIATPPPYKFDIDSLVKNASLREKIGQLFVVRAYGRFTNKDTHTYKELTDLVTKHKVGGFIFMQGQIYDQAILTNKLQRLSNIPLWITQDMEYGAAMRVSGTTRITPAMGVASSGDKFNAYLAGQVTAREAKALGVHQIFAPVLDVNNNPLNPVINVRSYSADPHIVAEFGTAFIKGVQSEGLVATAKHFPGHGDTDTDSHIGLPVLDFDYNRLDSLELIPFKAAIDNGITSIMSAHIAFPQISSEKDLPGTLDEVILGDILADSLKFDGLVVTDGLEMQGITSKYSPGRAVVRALKAGADIMLISPDVYTAINEVEQAVLNGEITEERINQSYRKLLLWKQEFGLFDGENIVDIDKIDEVISSHEHDAIARKIAKESVTVLKNQSDILPIDPTRFKNIMVLSISDGVTGTTGNGFASAVRDFHPNVNFFAFDERTTNKEKDQILRKAKQVDLIIIGAFIRLSTGNSIQFSRDQLTFLRRVLKGNKKSALVAFGNPYTVSELSDTDVHIMGWYNSSNQMNAVAAAMFGAADVGGKLTIEIPGMYQIGDGLEFPHTVMGFGDPEDVGVDSRKLYEIEDILRDAVRDSVFPGAVAAVVKDGKMIYREAVGYHDYEKLKAVKKSDVFDLASITKVMSTTTAVMKLINDEKIELSNKVSEFIPEFDTDVKKDITIGQLLLHESGLPPFRVYVDSLKTRKEIIEAIKNEPLTYEPGTEYVYSDLGMILLAEIVGEITGQRIDGFMRKEFFYPMGMSATYFNPKKVSRWYVNRIPPTEIDDTYHRGLVQGMVHDERAYFMDGVAGHAGLFSNAVDMGRFSTMLLNGGVYGTEQYISPQIINLFTSEQSELSGRGYGFDRRSESGFTTAGQLSSNDTFGHLGFTGTSLWIDREKNMAVILLTNRTFPSRDYGKRISRIRAAVADAAYSAIKEKL, translated from the coding sequence ATGAATCGATTTATAAAGCTCATTGCGATCATAGTTATTTGCATTCCCGCTCTAGCATTTAATAGTGAGACTCCAACTCCATACAAAGCTATGGAGACAGGAAGTATAGCTACTCCCCCACCTTATAAGTTTGACATCGATTCGCTAGTTAAGAATGCAAGCTTGAGGGAAAAGATAGGTCAGCTATTTGTGGTAAGAGCTTATGGGCGATTCACGAATAAAGACACGCATACCTACAAAGAACTCACCGACTTGGTAACTAAGCATAAAGTGGGTGGTTTCATCTTTATGCAAGGGCAAATTTATGATCAGGCTATACTGACCAACAAGCTACAGCGATTGAGCAATATTCCTTTATGGATTACTCAAGACATGGAATATGGGGCTGCAATGCGTGTTTCAGGTACCACACGTATTACCCCTGCAATGGGCGTTGCTTCTTCGGGTGATAAATTCAATGCTTATTTAGCTGGCCAAGTAACCGCTCGTGAGGCCAAAGCATTAGGGGTACATCAAATTTTTGCCCCAGTTTTAGATGTAAATAACAATCCATTGAACCCCGTTATTAACGTTCGATCTTATTCTGCAGATCCACATATTGTAGCCGAATTTGGTACTGCATTCATTAAGGGTGTTCAGAGTGAAGGATTAGTGGCCACTGCAAAACACTTTCCGGGGCATGGCGACACCGATACTGATTCACATATTGGCTTACCAGTATTAGATTTCGATTACAACCGTTTAGATTCTTTAGAGCTTATTCCATTTAAAGCAGCCATTGATAACGGGATTACCAGTATCATGAGTGCACATATTGCCTTTCCACAGATTAGCTCAGAAAAAGACCTCCCTGGCACTTTAGATGAAGTGATTTTAGGAGATATCCTTGCAGATTCTCTCAAATTTGATGGCCTCGTTGTTACCGATGGACTTGAAATGCAAGGTATAACATCTAAGTATTCTCCCGGTAGAGCGGTTGTACGAGCACTCAAAGCTGGAGCGGATATTATGCTCATTAGTCCAGATGTGTACACGGCCATAAATGAAGTTGAACAAGCCGTTTTAAATGGTGAGATCACCGAAGAACGCATCAATCAATCTTACAGAAAACTGCTGCTTTGGAAACAAGAGTTTGGCTTATTTGATGGTGAGAATATTGTAGACATAGACAAGATCGACGAAGTGATTAGCAGTCATGAACACGATGCAATTGCTCGAAAGATTGCTAAAGAGTCGGTTACCGTACTTAAGAATCAGAGTGACATCCTCCCTATCGATCCTACTCGCTTTAAGAACATTATGGTGTTATCCATTTCTGATGGCGTAACCGGAACAACTGGGAATGGATTTGCCTCTGCTGTAAGAGACTTTCACCCGAACGTTAACTTCTTTGCCTTTGATGAGCGTACTACCAATAAAGAGAAGGATCAAATCCTTCGTAAAGCCAAACAAGTTGATTTAATCATTATTGGGGCATTTATTCGGTTAAGCACTGGTAATTCCATTCAGTTCAGCCGAGACCAACTTACATTTCTACGCAGGGTTCTGAAGGGAAATAAGAAATCGGCTTTAGTAGCCTTTGGAAATCCTTATACAGTAAGCGAATTGAGTGATACCGATGTCCATATAATGGGTTGGTATAATTCGAGCAATCAAATGAATGCCGTTGCTGCTGCTATGTTTGGTGCTGCTGATGTTGGAGGAAAACTTACTATAGAAATTCCTGGGATGTACCAAATTGGAGACGGACTAGAGTTTCCACATACCGTAATGGGATTCGGTGATCCTGAAGATGTGGGTGTTGATTCTCGCAAACTTTACGAAATTGAGGATATTCTACGAGATGCCGTGCGAGATTCTGTATTCCCAGGTGCCGTTGCCGCCGTGGTGAAGGATGGCAAAATGATATATCGTGAAGCGGTTGGTTATCATGATTACGAAAAACTCAAAGCTGTTAAAAAATCGGATGTATTTGATTTAGCTTCTATTACAAAGGTGATGTCTACCACTACAGCTGTGATGAAGTTAATCAATGATGAAAAAATTGAGCTCTCGAATAAAGTTTCTGAGTTCATACCTGAATTCGATACCGACGTCAAAAAAGATATCACTATTGGGCAGTTGCTCTTGCATGAATCTGGCCTCCCTCCTTTCAGAGTGTATGTTGATTCACTTAAAACTCGTAAAGAGATTATTGAAGCCATAAAAAACGAGCCGCTTACCTACGAGCCAGGAACTGAATATGTATATAGTGACCTTGGCATGATTTTACTAGCTGAAATAGTGGGAGAAATCACAGGGCAACGCATTGATGGTTTTATGCGCAAAGAGTTCTTTTATCCAATGGGGATGAGTGCGACTTATTTCAACCCTAAGAAGGTAAGTCGTTGGTATGTAAATCGAATACCACCTACTGAAATTGATGACACCTACCATCGTGGGCTCGTGCAAGGTATGGTTCACGACGAGAGAGCCTACTTCATGGATGGAGTAGCTGGGCATGCAGGCCTCTTCTCAAATGCAGTAGATATGGGCCGCTTTAGCACTATGCTACTTAATGGAGGTGTTTATGGCACTGAACAATATATAAGCCCGCAAATCATCAACCTGTTCACTTCAGAGCAATCTGAACTTAGTGGTCGTGGATATGGTTTTGATCGACGTAGTGAATCCGGCTTTACAACCGCAGGTCAACTAAGTAGTAATGATACTTTTGGCCACCTCGGTTTTACTGGAACAAGCCTCTGGATCGACCGCGAAAAAAACATGGCGGTTATTTTATTAACCAACCGTACTTTTCCATCAAGAGATTATGGTAAAAGAATTAGCCGAATTAGAGCTGCGGTAGCCGATGCTGCTTATTCCGCAATCAAAGAAAAACTATGA
- a CDS encoding penicillin acylase family protein: protein MKTFSKLLIFFLILFFGVTGLAIYWTFYKPLPNYEATIPLSALNAEVDIHWDEFGVPHIYATNEADLYFALGYAHAQDRLWQMTLSQIAAEGRFAEFFGPELVELDKYQRTLGFWRTSQKLREEVLNEKELSVLEAYSAGVNSYIDNNLNKLPPEFALLEIEPIRWNPTRSIAINRLMAWQLNMSWWTEVTYGYLKSILPPQQFDQLQLTFPSDAPTTLDDEESIRLTADLMPMLQLEVDKRKLLEVEGNHVGSNAWVVDGSKTQTGFPLLAGDPHLGLDMPGVWYEAHLNLNGRNVSGATIAGIPAVIIGQNDVMAWSFTNIMADDTDFFIEQIDPNDRGRYVADSLNDSTAVYEYFDKVREVIKVKDGDDVSLEVRHTKHGPIITDIYPNSASKNGQLISMQWTGHEMSNEFRTLYGINWATNFQEFQEVLPHFGVPGQNFMYGDVNGNIAMFSTAKLPIRTGNKIILRKGWNPEEDWQGYIPFDEMPHVINPDKGWIANANNKLTTENYKHYLATFWEPPARIERITEFLQSHQTLTPELFAELQNDDLSKHAEELTPIIIDIIRSQNSFNFDNALTYLENWDYRYSKNATAASIFDVFFYRLAENTLKDEFGDEIYANFIHHENVPVRTLSKLLQEESYFFDDVLTPDIETKTDMVVKSMQEALYFLSDSLGNESEEWRWEQLHTITFDPPLFADAAKDSNASKVLKLVVNNLLSKGPYAVRGHGMTVNNAQYSWDEPFEMVLGASIRRIVDLSNLGEIRSILPTGQSGNPLSNHYGDQTELWLNGQYRTLYQDSTLFRKAELKTMKLTPSGS, encoded by the coding sequence ATGAAGACGTTTTCGAAGCTTCTAATCTTCTTTCTCATTTTATTTTTTGGAGTTACAGGGTTAGCCATCTATTGGACTTTCTATAAACCCCTTCCTAACTATGAAGCCACCATTCCGCTAAGTGCACTTAATGCAGAGGTGGATATACATTGGGATGAATTTGGAGTGCCACACATCTATGCGACCAATGAAGCTGATTTATACTTTGCATTAGGCTATGCACATGCCCAAGATCGACTTTGGCAAATGACGCTTTCTCAAATTGCGGCTGAAGGTCGTTTTGCTGAATTCTTTGGTCCTGAATTAGTTGAGCTCGATAAATATCAACGTACCCTCGGTTTTTGGAGAACTTCACAAAAGCTAAGAGAAGAGGTTCTGAACGAAAAAGAACTTAGTGTACTTGAGGCGTATTCAGCGGGTGTGAATAGTTATATCGATAATAACCTAAACAAACTCCCGCCCGAGTTCGCTTTACTTGAAATTGAGCCAATTCGATGGAATCCAACACGATCTATTGCCATTAATAGGCTGATGGCGTGGCAGTTAAATATGAGTTGGTGGACCGAAGTGACCTATGGTTACTTGAAGTCTATTCTACCTCCGCAGCAATTTGACCAGCTTCAGCTCACCTTTCCATCTGATGCTCCAACTACTTTGGATGATGAGGAATCTATTCGTTTAACCGCCGACCTAATGCCTATGCTTCAACTTGAAGTGGACAAACGAAAGCTACTTGAAGTAGAGGGCAATCATGTTGGGAGTAATGCTTGGGTTGTAGATGGAAGCAAAACTCAAACTGGCTTTCCACTACTAGCAGGTGATCCTCATTTAGGATTAGACATGCCGGGTGTTTGGTATGAGGCTCATTTGAACTTAAATGGTCGCAATGTATCGGGAGCAACCATAGCCGGAATACCTGCTGTAATCATAGGCCAAAATGATGTAATGGCTTGGTCGTTTACAAACATCATGGCAGATGACACCGATTTCTTCATTGAGCAAATAGATCCAAATGATCGAGGGCGCTATGTGGCTGACTCTCTCAACGATAGCACGGCCGTCTACGAGTACTTCGATAAAGTTCGTGAGGTTATTAAAGTAAAAGATGGGGACGATGTTTCCCTTGAAGTTCGTCATACCAAACACGGACCAATCATCACGGATATCTATCCAAATTCTGCGTCCAAGAATGGTCAACTCATCAGTATGCAGTGGACAGGCCATGAGATGAGCAACGAATTTAGAACACTGTATGGCATTAACTGGGCTACTAATTTCCAAGAGTTTCAAGAAGTATTACCTCATTTTGGCGTACCTGGGCAAAACTTCATGTATGGAGATGTTAATGGCAATATAGCGATGTTCTCTACCGCTAAGCTTCCAATTAGAACTGGAAATAAAATCATATTGCGCAAAGGCTGGAACCCAGAAGAAGATTGGCAAGGATACATCCCATTTGATGAGATGCCTCATGTTATCAATCCAGATAAAGGATGGATTGCAAATGCGAATAACAAATTGACTACCGAAAACTATAAGCATTATTTGGCCACATTTTGGGAGCCGCCAGCTCGCATCGAACGTATTACTGAGTTTCTGCAAAGCCATCAGACATTAACCCCTGAGCTTTTTGCTGAGCTTCAAAATGACGATTTATCCAAGCATGCCGAGGAACTCACTCCAATTATCATTGATATCATTCGTTCTCAAAACTCCTTCAACTTTGATAATGCCCTCACCTATCTAGAAAATTGGGATTATCGCTATTCTAAGAATGCTACCGCAGCTTCTATTTTTGATGTGTTTTTCTATCGATTAGCTGAGAATACCCTTAAGGATGAATTTGGTGATGAAATTTATGCCAACTTCATACATCATGAGAATGTACCTGTTCGAACCCTTTCGAAATTACTACAAGAAGAATCCTACTTTTTTGATGATGTTCTTACTCCCGACATCGAGACAAAGACAGACATGGTAGTAAAAAGCATGCAAGAAGCTCTTTATTTCTTGAGTGATTCCTTAGGAAATGAATCTGAAGAATGGCGATGGGAGCAGCTTCATACCATTACTTTCGATCCCCCACTTTTTGCGGATGCAGCTAAAGATTCGAATGCCTCCAAAGTGCTAAAGCTCGTAGTAAACAACTTATTGAGTAAAGGTCCCTATGCTGTTAGAGGACATGGCATGACGGTAAATAACGCCCAATACAGCTGGGATGAACCATTTGAAATGGTTCTAGGTGCTTCAATTCGTCGCATTGTTGATTTATCAAATTTAGGCGAAATTAGGAGCATACTTCCAACCGGGCAATCCGGAAACCCATTATCGAATCATTATGGTGATCAGACGGAACTTTGGTTAAACGGGCAGTATAGAACTCTGTATCAAGACAGCACTTTGTTTAGAAAAGCAGAACTCAAAACAATGAAACTAACTCCCAGTGGTTCTTGA